In the genome of Quercus robur chromosome 3, dhQueRobu3.1, whole genome shotgun sequence, one region contains:
- the LOC126717451 gene encoding photosystem II reaction center W protein, chloroplastic-like, producing MASITATNFAKLSPGTGLVLKGSSGVQSSPVVGLPRMVTRGGVRCSMVEKTSSASGKGSISNTSMVASLMAAASVVTATAGPAMALVDERLTTEGTGLPFGLSNNLLGWILFGMFGLTWVFYFIYTSTLEEDEESGLSL from the exons ATGGCTTCAATAACAGCAACTAACTTTGCAAAGTTGTCACCTGGTACTGGTCTTGTGCTCAAAGGGTCAAGTGGGGTTCAGTCAAGCCCTGTCGTTG GGTTGCCAAGAATGGTTACAAGAGGAGGGGTTAGGTGCAGCATGGTGGAGAAGACATCATCAGCAAGTGGCAAAGGCTCAATCTCAAACACTAGCATGGTTGCATCATTGATGGCTGCAGCATCGGTTGTGACTGCAACCGCAGGCCCAGCCATGGCTTTGGTGGATGAGAGACTGACAACAGAAGGAACAGGACTTCCCTTTGGATTGAGCAACAACCTTCTAGGGTGGATACTATTTGGTATGTTTGGTTTAACTTGGGTATTCTATTTTATCTACACTTCCACTCTAGAAGAGGACGAGGAGTCCGGGTTGTCCCTCTAA